A region from the Triticum aestivum cultivar Chinese Spring chromosome 3D, IWGSC CS RefSeq v2.1, whole genome shotgun sequence genome encodes:
- the LOC123077391 gene encoding hexose carrier protein HEX6 has protein sequence MAVGFAGSGGGEDQQRYGGRVTAFAALSCITAAMGGAIFGYDIGTAGGVSSMEPFLRDFFPDVHRRMQAGAGVGNYCKFDSQLLTLFTSSLYVSGLLTAVLVASWFTERHGRRPSMILGGVAYLGGAAVSGGAVNVYMAILGRALLGVGLGFANQAVPLYLSEMAPARYRGAFSNGFQFSLCLGALAATVVNYGAEKIKAGWGWRLSLGLAGVPAVLLTVGAIFLPETPNSLVQQGKGRGEVKALLQKIRGVDAVDEELDDIVAANATGQAGDNGLRLILSQRRYRPQLAMAVLIPSFTQLTGINAIGFYAPVLLRTIGMSESAALLSTIVMVIISSASTFASMLLVDRFGRRTLLVLGGVQMFLSEVLIGGIMAAKLRDEGQVSRAYAVVLIFLIAIYSTGFGWSWGPLSWLIPSEIFPLEVRSAGQSITVASGFVFTILVAQYFLAMLCRLKAWLFFFFAGWILVMTAFAYLFLPETKGIPIEQIGNLWGRHWYWKRVVGVEEVDDGQKL, from the exons ATGGCCGTGGGTTTTGCTGGTAGCGGCGGTGGCGAGGACCAGCAGCGGTATGGCGGGAGGGTCACAGCGTTCGCGGCGCTCTCCTGCATCACGGCGGCCATGGGCGGCGCCATCTTCGGCTACGACATCGGCACCGCGGGCGGGGTGTCGTCCATGGAACCGTTCCTGAGGGACTTCTTCCCGGACGTGCACCGGCGGATGCAGGCCGGCGCCGGCGTCGGCAACTACTGCAAGTTTGACAGCCAGCTCCTCACGCTCTTCACCTCCTCGCTCTACGTCTCGGGGCTCCTCACGGCCGTGCTCGTCGCGTCGTGGTTCACGGAGAGGCACGGGCGCCGGCCGTCCATGATCCTCGGCGGCGTCGCGTACCTCGGCGGCGCCGCGGTCAGCGGAGGGGCAGTGAACGTGTACATGGCCATCCTCGGCAGGGCGCTGCTCGGCGTCGGCCTCGGGTTCGCCAATCAG GCAGTGCCACTGTACCTGTCCGAGATGGCGCCGGCGCGATACAGGGGAGCCTTCAGCAACGGTTTCCAATTCAGCCTCTGTCTCGGCGctctcgccgccaccgtcgtcaACTATGGCGCCGAGAAGATCAAGGCTGGCTGGGGCTGGAGGCTCTCGCTGGGCCTGGCCGGCGTCCCCGCTGTGCTGCTCACCGTCGGCGCCATCTTCTTGCCGGAGACGCCCAACAGCCTCGTTCAGCAAGGGAAAGGCCGTGGCGAGGTGAAGGCGCTGCTCCAAAAGATAAGAGGCGTCGACGCCGTCGACGAGGAGCTGGACGACATCGTCGCCGCCAACGCAACGGGACAGGCCGGCGACAACGGCCTGCGCCTCATCCTGTCGCAGCGCCGGTACCGCCCGCAGCTTGCCATGGCCGTCCTGATACCGTCCTTCACGCAGCTCACCGGGATCAACGCTATCGGCTTCTACGCGCCGGTGCTGCTGCGCACCATTGGCATGAGCGAGAGTGCGGCACTGCTGTCCACCATCGTCATGGTCATCATCTCCTCCGCGTCCACCTTCGCGTCCATGCTCCTCGTCGACCGCTTCGGGAGGCGGACGCTCCTCGTCCTCGGCGGCGTCCAGATGTTCCTCTCCGAGGTGCTCATCGGCGGCATCATGGCCGCGAAGCTCCGCGACGAGGGCCAGGTCAGCAGGGCCTACGCCGTCGTCCTAATCTTCCTCATCGCCATCTACTCCACCGGCTTCGGCTGGTCCTGGGGCCCGCTCAGCTGGCTGATACCGAGTGAGATCTTCCCGCTGGAGGTCCGGTCCGCCGGGCAGAGCATCACGGTGGCGTCGGGATTCGTGTTCACCATCCTCGTCGCGCAGTACTTCCTGGCCATGCTGTGCCGGCTGAAGGCGTGGCTGTTCTTCTTCTTCGCTGGCTGGATCCTGGTCATGACGGCGTTCGCGTACCTCTTCTTGCCGGAGACCAAGGGGATCCCCATTGAGCAGATTGGGAACCTATGGGGGAGGCACTGGTACTGGAAGAGAGTTGTGGGGGTTGAGGAAGTAGACGACGGTCAGAAGCTCTAA